One Diospyros lotus cultivar Yz01 chromosome 1, ASM1463336v1, whole genome shotgun sequence genomic window carries:
- the LOC127808077 gene encoding uncharacterized protein LOC127808077 isoform X1 codes for MAADIKADDDIRHHQHRLIISEPLELEEEDDDEKKPPQKTKRVASLDIFRGLTVALMILVDDAGGEWPMIGHAPWNGCNLADFVMPFFLFIVGMAIPLAFKRIPNRLMGTRKVILRTLQLLFWGLLLQGGFSHAPDKLTYGVDMKMIRWCGILQRIALAYFVVALIEIATKNAQAKDIPPGRFSIFKLYCYHWLAGIAVLIIYLAVLYGTYVPDWHFTVHDKDSPRYGKMFNVACGARGKLNPPCNAAGYIDREVLGINHMYGHPAWKRSKACTKNSPYEGPLLNDAPAWCSAPFEPEGILSSISAILSTIIGVHYGHVLIHMKSHSYRLRHWVTIGVALLVLGMILHFTRAIPLNKQLYTFSYVCVTSGAAALVFSALYTLVDIWNWKYPFLPLKWIGMNAMLVYVMAAEGIFAGFINGWYYDDPHNTLIHWIQKHIFIGVWHSRKVGILLYVLFAEILFWALVAGALHRLGIYWKL; via the exons ATGGCCGCGGATATCAAAGCCGACGACGACATTCGCCACCACCAGCACCGCCTTATTATTTCAGAACCCCtagaattggaagaagaagacgacgacgAAAAGAAGCCTCCTCAGAAGACAAAGCGCGTGGCTTCGCTCGACATCTTCAGAGGCCTTACTGTTGCT TTGATGATTTTGGTTGATGATGCTGGAGGAGAGTGGCCTATGATAGGACATGCACCCTGGAATGGTTGCAATCTTGCTGATTTTGTGATgcccttcttcctcttcattgtAGGGATGGCCATTCCACTTGCTTTTAAG AGAATACCAAACCGGCTTATGGGCACCAGAAAGGTCATTCTTAGGACTCTCCAACTCCTATTTTGGGGCCTCTTATTACAAG GAGGTTTCTCACATGCTCCCGACAAATTAACATATGGTGTCGATATGAAAATGATAAGGTGGTGTGGCATCCTGCAG AGAATTGCTCTGGCATATTTTGTAGTGGCACTGATAGAAATCGCAACTAAAAATGCTCAAGCTAAGGATATACCACCTGGCAGGTTCTCGATATTCAAATTATATTGTTATCATTG GCTCGCTGGAATAGCCGTTCTTATTATTTACTTGGCCGTACTTTATGGAACTTATGTTCCAGATTGGCATTTCACCGTCCACGATAAGGACAGTCCTCGTTATGGGAAGATGTTCAAT GTAGCTTGTGGTGCAAGAGGAAAACTGAATCCTCCTTGTAATGCAGCCGGTTATATTGACAGAGAAGTGCTCGGAATCAATCACATGTATGGACATCCAGCCTGGAAGAGATCTAAG GCTTGCACCAAGAATTCGCCATATGAAGGACCTTTGCTCAATGATGCACCTGCATGGTGTTCGGCACCTTTTGAACCGGAAGGAATTCTAAG CTCAATATCTGCTATCCTCTCTACAATTATCGGTGTGCATTACGGCCATGTGCTTATCCATATGAAG AGTCACTCGTATAGACTGAGGCATTGGGTTACGATTGGTGTTGCTCTACTTGTATTAGGAATGATCCTTCATTTCACAAGGG CAATTCCTTTGAACAAGCAACTCTACACTTTTAGCTATGTTTGTGTAACATCAGGAGCGGCTGCTTTGGTGTTCTCAGCCCTCTATACCCTG GTTGATATTTGGAACTGGAAATACCCGTTTCTACCATTAAAATGGATTGGCATGAATGCTATGCTTGTATACGTTATGGCAGCTGAAGGAATCTTTGCCGGGTTCATTAACGGGTGGTACTACGATGATCCCCATAATACACTG ATACACTGGATCCAGAAGCACATCTTTATAGGAGTCTGGCATTCAAGAAAAGTGGGCATTCTCCTCTATGTATTATTTGCAGAGATACTGTTCTGGGCATTGGTTGCCGGCGCCTTACACAGGCTGGGCATTTACTGGAAGCTTTAA
- the LOC127794839 gene encoding uncharacterized protein LOC127794839 isoform X1: MNAIPAKIAERLSLLHTCFSPSSLHRGLPKFGFMHLPQCRRRFGGALTRKMAWSSEKHDDMNVETRKLGIVRPAEEAYAEEAIEAVKAGKVIAVPTDTIYGFACDACSTGAVNRIYEIKGRKHTSPLAICVGDVSDIQRFAITNHLPHGLLDCLLPGPVTVVLRRGESSILEKSLNPGLDSIGVRVPNCNFIRIVARGSGSALALTSANLSGQPSSVCIKDFENLWEHCAYVYDDSVLPSGRAGSTVVELIKPGKYKILRAGSAKEETIAVLERHNLVEEGTVDASQEEGARSKIQSA; encoded by the exons ATGAACGCTATTCCGGCGAAAATTGCAGAGCGATTGAGTCTTCTCCACACTTGCTTCTCTCCCTCATCCCTCCACAGAG GTTTGCCAAAGTTCGGATTTATGCATTTGCCGCAGTGCAGGAGGAGATTTGGAGGGGCCCTTACCAGGAAGATGGCTTGGAGTTCGGAGAAACACGATGATATGAACGTAGAAACTAGGAAGTTGGGCATAGTTCGCCCTGCGGAGGAAGCTTATGCAGAAGAGGCAATTGAAGCTGTCAAAGCTGGGAAGGTCATCGCCGTCCCCACTGACACAATCTATGGCTTTGCTTGTGATGCTTG CTCTACAGGAGCAGTTAATAGGATTTACGAGATCAAAGGGCGTAAACATACAAGCCCCCTTGCAATCTGCGTCGGAGATGTATCAGACATACAACGGTTTGCTATAACGAATCATTTGCCTCATGGCTTGCTTGATTGTCTACTTCCAGGACCCGTAACTGTGGTGCTAAGGCGAG GGGAATCAAGTATCTTAGAGAAATCCTTAAACCCTGGATTGGATAGTATTGGAGTTCGAGTGCCCAACTGCAACTTTATAAGGATTGTAGCCCGTGGTTCTGGAAGTGCCCTGGCCCTTACAAGTGCAAATTTGAGTGGGCAGCCTAGTAGCGTCTGCATCAAGGATTTTGAGAACCTTTGGGAACACTGTGCATATGTTTATGATGACAGCGTGCTTCCATCAGGCCGGGCAGGATCAACAGTGGTGGAACTTATCAAACCAGGAAAGTACAAGATTCTTAGAGCAGGGAG CGCAAAGGAAGAGACTATTGCGGTCCTTGAGAGGCACAATCTAGTAGAAGAAGGAACGGTGGATGCATCGCAAGAGGAAGGGGCAAGAAGCAAGATACAGTCTGCATAG
- the LOC127793539 gene encoding probable U6 snRNA-associated Sm-like protein LSm4 isoform X2 yields MLPLSLLKTAQGHPMLVELKNGETYNGHLVNCDTWMNIHLREVICTSKDGERFWRMPECYIRGNTIKYLRVPDEVIDKVQEESKSRSDRKPPAVGRGRGRGREDAAGGRQTRGVAHGIDDAGARGMGGGRGKGGSGSKSTGSRGGGGGRGRG; encoded by the exons ATG CTTCCGCTTTCTCTTCTCAAGACAGCACAGGGGCATCCTATG TTGGTGGAACTTAAAAATGGGGAAACATACAATGGGCATTTGGTGAATTGTGATACTTGGATGAATATCCATCTTCGTGAAGTCATATGCACCTCAAAg GATGGAGAGAGGTTTTGGAGAATGCCTGAATGTTACATTCGAGGGAATACAATTAAGTATCTGCGAGTTCCCGATGAG GTAATTGATAAAGTACAGGAGGAAAGTAAAAGTCGTTCGG ATAGGAAACCACCTGCAGTAGGACGTGGAAGGGGAAGAGGTAGAGAGGATGCTGCTGGAGGGAGACAAACAAGAGGTGTTGCGCATGGCATAGACGACGCAGGTGCCAGAGGAATGGGTGGAGGCCGCGGCAAGGGAGGGTCCGGCAGCAAGTCTACTGGTAGTAGAG gtggtggtggtggtcgtGGCCGTGgctga
- the LOC127793539 gene encoding probable U6 snRNA-associated Sm-like protein LSm4 isoform X1, giving the protein MLPLSLLKTAQGHPMLVELKNGETYNGHLVNCDTWMNIHLREVICTSKDGERFWRMPECYIRGNTIKYLRVPDETFGGHFHLPCNIVFVLQVIDKVQEESKSRSDRKPPAVGRGRGRGREDAAGGRQTRGVAHGIDDAGARGMGGGRGKGGSGSKSTGSRGGGGGRGRG; this is encoded by the exons ATG CTTCCGCTTTCTCTTCTCAAGACAGCACAGGGGCATCCTATG TTGGTGGAACTTAAAAATGGGGAAACATACAATGGGCATTTGGTGAATTGTGATACTTGGATGAATATCCATCTTCGTGAAGTCATATGCACCTCAAAg GATGGAGAGAGGTTTTGGAGAATGCCTGAATGTTACATTCGAGGGAATACAATTAAGTATCTGCGAGTTCCCGATGAG ACCTTTGGGGGTCATTTCCATCTTCCATGTAATATTGTCTTTGTTTTGCAGGTAATTGATAAAGTACAGGAGGAAAGTAAAAGTCGTTCGG ATAGGAAACCACCTGCAGTAGGACGTGGAAGGGGAAGAGGTAGAGAGGATGCTGCTGGAGGGAGACAAACAAGAGGTGTTGCGCATGGCATAGACGACGCAGGTGCCAGAGGAATGGGTGGAGGCCGCGGCAAGGGAGGGTCCGGCAGCAAGTCTACTGGTAGTAGAG gtggtggtggtggtcgtGGCCGTGgctga
- the LOC127808077 gene encoding uncharacterized protein LOC127808077 isoform X2 — translation MILVDDAGGEWPMIGHAPWNGCNLADFVMPFFLFIVGMAIPLAFKRIPNRLMGTRKVILRTLQLLFWGLLLQGGFSHAPDKLTYGVDMKMIRWCGILQRIALAYFVVALIEIATKNAQAKDIPPGRFSIFKLYCYHWLAGIAVLIIYLAVLYGTYVPDWHFTVHDKDSPRYGKMFNVACGARGKLNPPCNAAGYIDREVLGINHMYGHPAWKRSKACTKNSPYEGPLLNDAPAWCSAPFEPEGILSSISAILSTIIGVHYGHVLIHMKSHSYRLRHWVTIGVALLVLGMILHFTRAIPLNKQLYTFSYVCVTSGAAALVFSALYTLVDIWNWKYPFLPLKWIGMNAMLVYVMAAEGIFAGFINGWYYDDPHNTLIHWIQKHIFIGVWHSRKVGILLYVLFAEILFWALVAGALHRLGIYWKL, via the exons ATGATTTTGGTTGATGATGCTGGAGGAGAGTGGCCTATGATAGGACATGCACCCTGGAATGGTTGCAATCTTGCTGATTTTGTGATgcccttcttcctcttcattgtAGGGATGGCCATTCCACTTGCTTTTAAG AGAATACCAAACCGGCTTATGGGCACCAGAAAGGTCATTCTTAGGACTCTCCAACTCCTATTTTGGGGCCTCTTATTACAAG GAGGTTTCTCACATGCTCCCGACAAATTAACATATGGTGTCGATATGAAAATGATAAGGTGGTGTGGCATCCTGCAG AGAATTGCTCTGGCATATTTTGTAGTGGCACTGATAGAAATCGCAACTAAAAATGCTCAAGCTAAGGATATACCACCTGGCAGGTTCTCGATATTCAAATTATATTGTTATCATTG GCTCGCTGGAATAGCCGTTCTTATTATTTACTTGGCCGTACTTTATGGAACTTATGTTCCAGATTGGCATTTCACCGTCCACGATAAGGACAGTCCTCGTTATGGGAAGATGTTCAAT GTAGCTTGTGGTGCAAGAGGAAAACTGAATCCTCCTTGTAATGCAGCCGGTTATATTGACAGAGAAGTGCTCGGAATCAATCACATGTATGGACATCCAGCCTGGAAGAGATCTAAG GCTTGCACCAAGAATTCGCCATATGAAGGACCTTTGCTCAATGATGCACCTGCATGGTGTTCGGCACCTTTTGAACCGGAAGGAATTCTAAG CTCAATATCTGCTATCCTCTCTACAATTATCGGTGTGCATTACGGCCATGTGCTTATCCATATGAAG AGTCACTCGTATAGACTGAGGCATTGGGTTACGATTGGTGTTGCTCTACTTGTATTAGGAATGATCCTTCATTTCACAAGGG CAATTCCTTTGAACAAGCAACTCTACACTTTTAGCTATGTTTGTGTAACATCAGGAGCGGCTGCTTTGGTGTTCTCAGCCCTCTATACCCTG GTTGATATTTGGAACTGGAAATACCCGTTTCTACCATTAAAATGGATTGGCATGAATGCTATGCTTGTATACGTTATGGCAGCTGAAGGAATCTTTGCCGGGTTCATTAACGGGTGGTACTACGATGATCCCCATAATACACTG ATACACTGGATCCAGAAGCACATCTTTATAGGAGTCTGGCATTCAAGAAAAGTGGGCATTCTCCTCTATGTATTATTTGCAGAGATACTGTTCTGGGCATTGGTTGCCGGCGCCTTACACAGGCTGGGCATTTACTGGAAGCTTTAA
- the LOC127808091 gene encoding 26S proteasome regulatory subunit 6A homolog: protein MASPMLEDSSFEEDQLASMSTEDIVRASRLLDNEIRILKEELQRTNLELDSFKEKIKENQEKIKLNKQLPYLVGNIVEILEMNPEDEAEEDGANIDLDSQRKGKCVVLKTSTRQTIFLPVVGLVDPDKLKPGDLVGVNKDSYLILDTLPSEYDSRVKAMEVDEKPTEDYNDIGGLEKQIQELVEAIVLPMTHKERFQRLGIRPPKGVLLYGPPGTGKTLMARACAAQTNATFLKLAGPQLVQMFIGDGAKLVRDAFQLAKEKSPCIIFIDEIDAIGTKRFDSEVSGDREVQRTMLELLNQLDGFSSDERIKVIAATNRADILDPALMRSGRLDRKIEFPHPTEEARARILQIHSRKMNVHPDVNFEELARSTDDFNGAQLKAVCVEAGMLALRRDATEVNHEDFNEGIIQVQAKKKSSLNYYA from the exons ATGGCGTCTCCGATGTTGGAGGACAGTAGCTTCGAAGAAGACCAGCTGGCTTCGATGTCGACCGAGGACATCGTTAGGGCTTCCAGGCTCCTCGACAACGAGATTCGAATTCTCAAG GAAGAGCTGCAGAGAACGAATCTTGAACTGGACTCGTTCAAGGAAAAGATAAAGGAGAACCAAGAGAAGATCAAACTCAACAAGCAGCTTCCCTATTTGGTTGGTAACATCGTTGAG ATTTTGGAAATGAACCCAGAAGATGAGGCTGAGGAAGATGGTGCAAATATTGATCTCGACTCTCAAAGGAAGGGTAAATGTGTTGTATTGAAGACATCAACACGCCAG ACTATCTTCCTGCCTGTGGTTGGTCTTGTTGATCCTGATAAGCTAAAGCCTGGGGATTTGGTTGGGGTGAACAAAGACAGTTACTTGATCTTGGATACCTTGCCATCTGAATATGATTCTCGAGTTAAGGCTATGGAGGTTGATGAAAAGCCAACTGAAGACTACAATGATATTGGAGGGCTTGAGAAACAA ATCCAAGAACTTGTTGAAGCTATTGTTTTGCCTATGACACACAAAGAGCGGTTTCAGAGGTTAGGGATTCGCCCACCCAAAGGAGTGCTTTTATATGGACCTCCTGGCACTGGGAAAACTCTAATGGCTCGTGCCTGTGCAGCCCAAACTAATGCTACTTTCTTGAAGTTGGCAGGCCCCCAACTTGTCCAg ATGTTCATTGGGGATGGAGCAAAACTTGTCCGTGATGCTTTTCAACTTGCAAAGGAGAAATCTCCTTGCATCATCTTCATAGATGAAATTGATGCTATTGGCACAAAGCGGTTTGACAG TGAAGTTAGCGGGGATAGGGAAGTTCAACGTACAATGTTAGAATTGCTTAATCAGCTTGATGGCTTTAGTAGTGATGAGCGGATAAAG GTGATAGCAGCAACTAATAGAGCTGATATTTTAGATCCTGCACTCATGCGTTCTGGTCGATTAGATCGTAAAATTGAGTTTCCACATCCCACTGAAGAAGCGAGAGCTAGAATCTTGCAG ATCCACTCTAGAAAGATGAATGTTCACCCGGATGTCAACTTTGAAGAGTTGGCTCGATCTACTGATGATTTCAATGGGGCACAACTGAAAGCTGTATGTGTGGAGGCAGGCATGCTTGCTTTGCGACGTGATGCTACTGAG GTGAACCATGAGGACTTCAATGAAGGCATCATCCAAGTTCAAGCCAAAAAGAAATCAAGCCTGAATTACTACGCTTAG
- the LOC127794839 gene encoding uncharacterized protein LOC127794839 isoform X2: MHLPQCRRRFGGALTRKMAWSSEKHDDMNVETRKLGIVRPAEEAYAEEAIEAVKAGKVIAVPTDTIYGFACDACSTGAVNRIYEIKGRKHTSPLAICVGDVSDIQRFAITNHLPHGLLDCLLPGPVTVVLRRGESSILEKSLNPGLDSIGVRVPNCNFIRIVARGSGSALALTSANLSGQPSSVCIKDFENLWEHCAYVYDDSVLPSGRAGSTVVELIKPGKYKILRAGSAKEETIAVLERHNLVEEGTVDASQEEGARSKIQSA; this comes from the exons ATGCATTTGCCGCAGTGCAGGAGGAGATTTGGAGGGGCCCTTACCAGGAAGATGGCTTGGAGTTCGGAGAAACACGATGATATGAACGTAGAAACTAGGAAGTTGGGCATAGTTCGCCCTGCGGAGGAAGCTTATGCAGAAGAGGCAATTGAAGCTGTCAAAGCTGGGAAGGTCATCGCCGTCCCCACTGACACAATCTATGGCTTTGCTTGTGATGCTTG CTCTACAGGAGCAGTTAATAGGATTTACGAGATCAAAGGGCGTAAACATACAAGCCCCCTTGCAATCTGCGTCGGAGATGTATCAGACATACAACGGTTTGCTATAACGAATCATTTGCCTCATGGCTTGCTTGATTGTCTACTTCCAGGACCCGTAACTGTGGTGCTAAGGCGAG GGGAATCAAGTATCTTAGAGAAATCCTTAAACCCTGGATTGGATAGTATTGGAGTTCGAGTGCCCAACTGCAACTTTATAAGGATTGTAGCCCGTGGTTCTGGAAGTGCCCTGGCCCTTACAAGTGCAAATTTGAGTGGGCAGCCTAGTAGCGTCTGCATCAAGGATTTTGAGAACCTTTGGGAACACTGTGCATATGTTTATGATGACAGCGTGCTTCCATCAGGCCGGGCAGGATCAACAGTGGTGGAACTTATCAAACCAGGAAAGTACAAGATTCTTAGAGCAGGGAG CGCAAAGGAAGAGACTATTGCGGTCCTTGAGAGGCACAATCTAGTAGAAGAAGGAACGGTGGATGCATCGCAAGAGGAAGGGGCAAGAAGCAAGATACAGTCTGCATAG